Proteins from a single region of Sulfolobales archaeon:
- a CDS encoding PaREP1 family protein yields MAAEIRREPQDNYIEEHLRLCEKLLVEAESLARQGDYIQASEKAWGAAAHIVKAVAAKRGLELRSNRDLWSFVAELVRETGDDELRRLWNSANGFHINFYEAWMPGDMVWRAIEDVELFVEKLKKLI; encoded by the coding sequence GTGGCTGCAGAGATTCGGCGTGAACCTCAAGATAACTATATCGAGGAGCATCTTAGGCTCTGTGAGAAGCTCTTGGTAGAGGCTGAGAGTCTTGCTAGACAGGGGGATTATATCCAGGCATCTGAGAAGGCTTGGGGAGCAGCTGCACACATCGTTAAAGCCGTTGCTGCGAAGAGAGGACTGGAGCTGAGGAGCAATAGAGATCTATGGAGCTTCGTAGCAGAACTAGTTAGAGAAACCGGTGACGATGAGCTGAGAAGGCTATGGAACTCCGCCAACGGGTTTCACATAAACTTCTACGAGGCATGGATGCCAGGTGACATGGTGTGGAGAGCCATCGAGGATGTCGAGTTATTCGTTGAGAAACTAAAGAAGCTGATATAG